The DNA region AGGATCAGGTCGGGAAGCGGCAGCTTGTCGGAGAGCGACCCGGTGAAGCGCCGGTGGATCGTCTGCCGCATCGCCGTGTAGTCGTCGGGGTGGTCCAGGCCCTTCACCTTGAAACGGCGGTGCTCCCCGCGCCGGGCCCGCCCCCCCTCGAACACCACCATCCCCGAGACGATGTTCGTCCCGAAGAGGTTGGAGTTATCAAACCCCTCGATCCGCCAGGGCCGCTCGGGCAGGGCCAGCACCTCGCGCAGGGCGTCGAGTCCCGGGTGGTCGCCCCGCCGCTCCAGCAACGCGAGTTCGGACTCCAGCCCCACCGAGGCGTTGCGCTGCGCCATCTCCACGAGGTCGGCCTTGTCCCCCCGCTTGGGCGTCCGCATCTCGACCCGGTGCCCGGCCCGCCCGCTGAGAAAATCGCTCCACACCGGCGCGTCCTCGAACTCGGCGGGCAGCAGGATCAGCGGCGGCACGTGGGTCGCCTGGGTGTAGTAGTCCCCCACAAAGGCCTCGATGATCTCCCCGGCGTCCGAACCCCCCTCCGCGTTCGTCAGGAAGCGCTTGTCGCGGCCCACCACCCGCCCGCCCCGCATTCGGAAGAGCTGCACCATCGCGTACTCGCCCGCCTGCGCCACCCCCAGGAAGTCGAGGTCCGTCTCGCCCCCCACGTACGCGTGCTGCTCGGTCCCGAACAGCTTCTCCACCGCCCCCACCCGGTCCCGGAGACGGGCCGCCTGCTCGAAATCCTGCGAGCGAGCGGCCACCTTCATGTCCTCCCTGAGCCGCGCGACCACGTGCGCGGCCCGGCCCTCCAGCAGCCCCCTCACGTCCTCCACCACCCGGCGGTACTCACCCGGGTCGGCGGCGTCGATGCACGGCCCCAGGCAGCGGCCCATGTGGTAGTTCAGGCAGGGGCGCGGCTTTTTCTGAAGGGGCAGCCCCGAGTTCTTGCGCAGCGGGAACATCGTGTCCACGAGGTGCTTGACCCGCCGCACCGCGCCAGCGTCGGGGTAGGGGCCGTAGTAGCTCGCCCCGTCCTGGAGAACCCGCCGCGTCACCACCAGCATCGGGAAGTCCTCGTTCGTGAGCTTGAGGAAGGGGTAGTGCTTGTCGTCCTTGAGCAGCACGTTGTAGTG from Deinococcus aetherius includes:
- the uvrC gene encoding excinuclease ABC subunit UvrC, whose amino-acid sequence is MHFDDLPVLPTSPGVYIFRKGGTPIYIGKAVNLRSRVGQHFKAGGKSGKFTSLADALEFITTRNEVEALILEANLIKQHRPHYNVLLKDDKHYPFLKLTNEDFPMLVVTRRVLQDGASYYGPYPDAGAVRRVKHLVDTMFPLRKNSGLPLQKKPRPCLNYHMGRCLGPCIDAADPGEYRRVVEDVRGLLEGRAAHVVARLREDMKVAARSQDFEQAARLRDRVGAVEKLFGTEQHAYVGGETDLDFLGVAQAGEYAMVQLFRMRGGRVVGRDKRFLTNAEGGSDAGEIIEAFVGDYYTQATHVPPLILLPAEFEDAPVWSDFLSGRAGHRVEMRTPKRGDKADLVEMAQRNASVGLESELALLERRGDHPGLDALREVLALPERPWRIEGFDNSNLFGTNIVSGMVVFEGGRARRGEHRRFKVKGLDHPDDYTAMRQTIHRRFTGSLSDKLPLPDLILIDGGRGQVNAALDALKEAGVRVPVVGLAKREERIILPGRFGAQWWLESGSEVGVEGELLLPHTHPALRVLIGVRDEVHHYAVSYHRKLRGSAMLRSVFDDLPGIGQKRRDALLEHFTSLEDLASAPVEQIAQVPGMNLRAAQSVKEFLVRRAENSAPV